AGCACCAGCCCCAGCGCCGGAAAGGTGATGGCGGCGATCAGGGCAAAGCCTTCGAAGGGCTTGAAGCCGTTCAGCCCCAGCGCGGCCAGCCCCGCGAGAAGCGCCACCGTCAGCCCCAGCCGGGGCAGCGGGTAGCTCAGGCCCAGCAGCACCAGCGCGGCGAGCGGCCCGAGGAGGCTCAGCCAGCGCAGGGTGTCATTGGGCGCAAAGGGCGTGATGACGGGCTGCCCCACCTTCACGCCGGAGTGCCCCAGCAGGTCCGAGGTGCGCTTCAGGAAGGCCTCGGTCTCGTACACGGTCGGGAAGGGGCGCAGGTACAGCAGGCGCTGGCTGCGCTCGCGGGCGGCCAGGCCGTACTTGCTCGCGGTATCGACCGGCCCGATGCGGTTTTGCCAGCTCGGGTTCAGGGCGAACATGCGCGCCCCGCCGTGCGTCTCGACCAGGGTGTCCAGGCCCCGCTGATCCGAGCCTTCGATCAGGGCGGGCAGGCGCTGGCCCAGCCGCTGGTCAATCTTCTCCAGCCGTTCGGGGGTCCGCGCCCCGATCACCTCGTCACCGGTAAAAGCCACAAAGGGCACGTTCGGCCAGTCGGCTCCCGGCTCGCGCACCGCCTCGTCGTCGTAGGGGCGGTAGACCAGCACCAGGCCCTGCGCCTTCAGGTCATTGATCAGCGCCGTGTTCGGCCCGGCGGGCAGGAAGTCGGGGTCGGTAGGCCAGGCCAGCCAGGTCTGTCCGGCGACCGTGGCCGTGCGGGTGGGGATGGTGTAGCGGCCGGGCAGGGTCCGCAGCGCCTGCGCCCCCTGCGGCGTCAGCGCCCGCAGGTACACCCACTGCGGGTTCACGCCCTGACCGGGGTTCTCGGCGGCCAGGTCGGCCCCCCGGCGCTCGTACAGGTCGCCGCGCTGCACCAGGTTGCCGATCACGTCCTCGTAGACCGCCACGCCGTTCACGCCCAGCGCCTTGTATCTGTCCAGCAGCGCCTGCGGCGTGAGGCCCACCCGCTGCGCCTGCACCGCCATCGCCGGGTAGTCCATCACCAGCGCGACCGTCTTCTGCGCCTGCTCGTACTGAACACGCTGCCACGCCAGCATCAGCGCCGGAATCAGCGACAGCAGGATCACCGCCAGCAGCGGCACGGTCAGGCGCGAACGGGTGGGCGGCGGCGCGTCGGGCGAGCGGGGGGCGAGCGGGCGGGGGCTTTCGCGGGCAATCAGGGGCGGACGGGTCGGGTTGGGGTCGGTCACGGGGGACATCCTAGAAGTGATGGGGGATGAGGGTCGAGAGATCAGGAAAGAAGGCTGCGGGCGGAGGCAGTCTGCTGGTAGGCACAGGGGCCGTCATCCTCCGAAAGGCGGAGCGGGGCAGGCCCCCTCATCCCTCAGCACCCATCCCTCATCCCTGCCCTCAAATGGTGGTGCGAATGCGCGCCGCGAGCATGTCCAGCGCGGGTTCGTTCATGCCGCCGTGGGGGATGATCACGTCGGCGTAGCGTTTGCTGGGTTCCACGAAGCTGAGGTGCATGGGGCGCACGAATTCCAGGTACTGCCCAATCACGCTTTCGGGCGTGCGCCCCCGCTCCTGCGTGTCGCGCAGTAGGCGGCGGATGAAGCGCACGTCCGCGTCGGCGTCCACGAACACCTTGAGGTGCATCCGCTCGCGCAGCTCCGGGTCGTACAGGGCGAAGAAGCCCTCCAGCACCACGACGGGGGCGGGCAGCACCGTGGTCGTTTCGTGCGAGCGGGTGTGCTGAGTGAAGTCGTACTCGGGCATCTCGATGGGCACGCCCGCCAGCAGCGCGTCCAGATGCTCGCGCAGCAGCGCCCAGTCGAAGGCCGCCGGGTGGTCGTAGTTGGTCTTCAGCCGCGCCTCGAAGGGAATGTCGTCCTGCGCCCGGTAGTAGTTGTCCTGGTTCAGCACGGCCACCCCCTGCGCCCCCACCGTGTCGATCACCCGCCGCGTGACGGTGGTCTTGCCGCTGCCCGAGCCGCCGGCGACGCCGATGACGAAGGGGGAGGTCATGCGCGCCCCCAGCGCGGGGAGTGGGAAGTGGTGAGTGGTGAGTGGGAAAAGACAGGCCACCGCCCCACTAACCACTGACCACTGACCACTGACGGCCGCCCCCTCACGCTCCCCTCCCCAGACTCCCGATCAGGTCAATCCGCCGCTCGGCCATGCGCCGCGCGACCATGTGTGGCGGCTTGCCGACCTGTTCCGCGACGCTCGTGATGCGCGTGACCGTGGTGTAGACGCGCTCGGCGGCCTGTTCGGGGGTGAGGGTGGTGGCGGCGGCGATCAGGCCCCCCGCGTTGATGGCGAAGTCGGGAATGTACATGATGCCGGCCTCGCGCACGGCGTCCTCGCCCCGGCGCGAGAGGGGGTGGTGTTCGCCGCCCGCGATCAGGCGGCATTGCAGCCGGGGCACGTCGACGCTGTGGATCGAGTGGCCGTACCCGCACGGCGCGAGGATGTCGCAGGGCACGTCGAGCAGCTCGGCCGCGCCCACGACCGTCACGCCGCCGAGGTCGTCGGCCAGCGCCGCCGCCCGCTCGGACCGCTCGTCCGCGACGGTGAGGCGGGCACCCTCGCGGTGCAGGTGTTCGGCCAGGGTGCGGCCCACCGCGCCCACGCCCAGAATCGCCACCCGCACGCCGCGCATGCTCTCGCTGCCCAGGGCCGAGCGGGCGGCCGCCTTCATGCCGCGGTAGACGCCGTAGCCGGTCACGCTGCTGGTGTCGGTGTTCACGCCCAGCGTGGCGGGCGTTTCCTGCGCCACAAAGGCGATGTCGGCGGGCGTCACGCCGATGTCCTCGGTCAGCACCACCTGCGACTCCAGCGGGCGGACCTTGCGCCCCAGCGCCCGGAACAGCGCCTCGCGCGCGTGCGGGTCGTCCACCCCGGCTTCCGGCGTCAGCAGCACGCAGGCCCCCCCGCCGTAGTTCAGGCCGGCCAGCGCCGCCTTGAGGGTCAGGCTCTCGCTGAGGGTCAGGGCGCTGCGCAGCGCCTCCTGCTCGTCCATCGGGCGCAGCCGCACCCCCGCGATGGCCGGTCCCAGCACCGTCGAATGGACCGCCAGCGCCGCCTTGAGGCCGCTGGGGGCGTGGTGCAAGAGCGTCAGGGCCTCGTGTCCGCGCGACTGCATCTCCTCGAATATCTGCATCGTTCTCCTGCGCGGGCGGGCCGATCTGGGGCCGCGCCGCAACCTCCCGAGGGTAGCATTTAGGGGTCAGGAATGAGGGGTTAGGGCGGTGCTCAGAAAGGTTCGGCAGCCTTTCTGGGCCGAACGAAGTAAGAAACCGTGATAAGGGCGGCGTGAAGTGGAGTTGCTGCCCAGGACACGCGGCAACGGAACGGAGCGCCGCCCTAGGCGTCAGGAATGAGAGATGGGGCCTTTCCTCAACCCTCACGCCTGACCCCTCTGAAAGAAGGCTGTCAGGGCCGGGGCGTCACTCTGTCACCCATGCCACAGCGCACCCGCTCCAACTGGAAAGACGGCGGTCACATGTCCCCGACCAGGGGCGCGCAAAGGGGGAATTGAATGGAACGGATTGCTCCGCTCGCCAAGATTCTGGCGGAAGCGAATGGGATCGACTGGCGAAACCTGCAAGGCAGCGGCGAAGGCGGCCTGATTGTCGAGCAGGACATCCTGAACTACCTGTCGCGCGTGATGAGCGGCGAGGAAGACCCGCCCCTCACGCCGGTGGACGCCCCGCCGCCCGAGTGGACCGGCACCGACCTGCCCGCCGGAGGTGGCCTGCTCGCACCGGGTATGCCCAGCATGGACATGCTCAGCAGTGCGGGCGTGGACTCTGACCTGGCCGCGCTGGTGGGCCAGCCCCAGCCCATTCAGCCTCAGCCCATTCAGTCCCAGCCCAGCCCGGCCCCCGCTGCGCCAGCCCCGGCGGCCGCTGCCACCCCTCCCCAGGAGGATGTGCTGGAATTCGAACTGGAAGACGAGCAGGTGGACACGGTGCCGCTGGCTGCCCAGCCCGAAGCGGTGGAGGTCACGCCTGTCCGGCCCGCCGCCGAGGCCCCGTTCGTGCCCGCGGCTCCCCGCCTGACCCCGCAGGAACCTGCCCGGTCCACGGAAACCGTTCCTGGCCTGGCCGCCGAGGCCCAGCCGGTGACCGAGCCGGTGGCGATCCCGGCCGGTGCCCCGACCCCCACCACGCCGCCCCCGGCCACTCCTGCTGCCCCCGCTGCCGGTGGCGTGATGGCGGGCCTGGGCAGCCTGCTCTCGCGCCTCTACCAGCCCGCCGCCCAGCCTGCGGGGCAGACCTCCTCCGCGCCTGCCCCGGCGGAACCCTCCGCGCCGGTGGTGCCTGCGCCCGTTCCCTCTGCGCCCCAGGCCGAAGTTCCGGCGGTCGAGGCCCCCGTGGTCGAGGCCCCGGTGCCCGCCGCTCCCTCTGCACCCGCCGCCGAGCTGGACGAGGTGGCCCCCCAGCCGCCTGTCTTCGCGGAACCCGAGCCCGCGCCCCAGGTGGCGGAACCGCTGGCCGAACCGGTCGCGGAACAGATGCCCGAACCTGCGCTGCCCGCCCAGCCCGCCCCGGAAGTGGCCCGCCCGCGCGAGGCCGTGTGGTTCGGCACCTACCTGCGCCGCGACCTGACTGCTACCCCGGCGACCGACCTGCGCCGTCAACTGGTGGCCGCGCTGGGCCAGGACGTGCCGCTGGCGCTGCTGGTGGCCCGCGCCGCCCAGCACCACCTGGGTGCCCTGGGCCTGGACAGCGTCGCCATGCAGGACGTGGACGCGGGCCGCGCCCGCACCGTGCAGCCCGGCAGCCTGCGTGACGCCCTCGCCGCGCTCGCTGGCGATCACGAGGGCACGCCGGACTTGCTGGTCCTCGACGCGGGCGCGCTCGACCTCGACGACCTGCACCTGCCCCACACCCTCACCCTCAGCGTGGGCCGTGTGCAGGACGGCCGCGCCGCCCTCAGCCTGCAAGGCGAGGTGGACCCCGCCCAGGCCGCCCGCTTCCTGGCGAACGTGGCGGGGACGCTGGAGGAGCCGATCATCCTGGTGCTGTAAAGCGGCCAGCAGCCAGCGGCCAGCCTGGGCATTGGGGCTGGCCGCTGGCTGCTGGAAGCTGACGGCTCTCTGGACATCGTTCCGCCCCCGCCCCTTCATCCGGGTACACTCAGGTACGGTGCTGCGCGCCGTGCTTTTTTTTGCCTCCGGGCAAAGGAGGCCAGTCTGGGCGTGCGGCGGGAGGCTGACGGAATGGACTCTGGTTCCTGAACAGTTCGGGAAAACACCTCACTGTTCATCCACCTCCGTCCACTCCGTCGGAGTGACACTCGCTTCGCTCGGCTGGGCCTGGAAGCCCAGCATCAAGGAGAATCATGCCTGGAATTGCAATTATCGGCGCGCAGTGGGGAGACGAGGGCAAGGGGAAGATCACCGACTTCCTGGCCCCGCAGGCGAGGTACGTGGTGCGCTATCAGGGCGGCGCGAACGCCGGGCACACCGTCACGGCGAAGGGGCAGACCTTCAAGCTGAACCTGCTGCCCAGCGGCGTGCTGCACCCCGGCACCGTCAGCATCCTGGGCGACGGCATGGTCATTGACCCGGAGAAGTTCCTGGCCGAACGCCAGAATCTGCTCGACGGGGGCCTGACCCCCGAACTGCGGATCAGCGACCGCGCCCACCTGGTCCTGCCCCACCACAAGTACGTGGACGGGCGCAAGGACTTCGTGGGCACCACCGGGCGCGGCATCGGCCCCGCCTATGCCGACCGCGCGCGGCGCGTGGGCATCCGCTTCGGGGATCTGGCGGACGACCAGATCCTGCGCGAGCGCGTGGAGCGGCTGCTGGAGGCCAAGCCCAATTCCACCCGTGACGCGGGCTGGACAACCGTGGCCGACGCCCTGGGCTACCTGCTGCCCATCGCAGGCGCGCTGCTGCCCTTCGTGCAGGACACGGGCGCGCAGCTCCGGCAGGCCATCCAGAACGGCGAGAACGTGCTGTTCGAGGGCGCGCAGGCCACCCTGCTCGACCTGAACTACGGCACCTACCCCTTCGTGACCAGCAGCCACCCCTCCGTCGGCGGCATCCTGGTGGGGGCGGGCGTGAACCACAAGGCCATCGGCAAGGTGTACGGCGTCGCCAAGGCCTTCAACACCCGCGTCGGCCACGGCCCCTTTCCCACCGAGGTCTTCGGGGAAATGGAAACCCGGCTGCGCGGCGACGGCTCCCAGCCCTGGGACGAATTCGGCACCACCACCGGCCGCCCCCGCCGGGTGGGCTGGCTCGACCTCGCGCTGCTGAAGTACGCCGTGGACGTGAACGGCCTCGACGGCCTGGTGATCAACAAGATGGACATCCTGGCCGGCCTGGACACCGTGAAGGTCTGCGTGAACTACGACGAGGCCGGCCAGCCCGTCTACCGTGAGCTGCCCGGCTGGGCCACCACTGACGGGGCCGAGAGCCGCGCCACCCTCCCCAGGGAAGCCCAGGCCTACCTCGACCTGATCGAGGAGACGGTGAACTGCCCGGTGGTGATCTTCTCCTGCGGCCCCGCCCGCGAGCAGACCTACGGCGCGGTGAGCTGGGACTG
This is a stretch of genomic DNA from Deinococcus carri. It encodes these proteins:
- a CDS encoding DUF5693 family protein — encoded protein: MSPVTDPNPTRPPLIARESPRPLAPRSPDAPPPTRSRLTVPLLAVILLSLIPALMLAWQRVQYEQAQKTVALVMDYPAMAVQAQRVGLTPQALLDRYKALGVNGVAVYEDVIGNLVQRGDLYERRGADLAAENPGQGVNPQWVYLRALTPQGAQALRTLPGRYTIPTRTATVAGQTWLAWPTDPDFLPAGPNTALINDLKAQGLVLVYRPYDDEAVREPGADWPNVPFVAFTGDEVIGARTPERLEKIDQRLGQRLPALIEGSDQRGLDTLVETHGGARMFALNPSWQNRIGPVDTASKYGLAARERSQRLLYLRPFPTVYETEAFLKRTSDLLGHSGVKVGQPVITPFAPNDTLRWLSLLGPLAALVLLGLSYPLPRLGLTVALLAGLAALGLNGFKPFEGFALIAAITFPALGLVLRRSRVTDWFLATGLSLIGVLFVSALGANRDSVLGLEPFRGVGLTLLVPLLFVGLSFLPRQDIRQTARDIYNAPLRLGDIAVMGLGLAVFALVFLRRGNATGLGVSDTEAQVRQQLQDSIIRPRFKEVAGHPLALLGLSGVLPGYFSLLLLLGGVVGQASILNTFSHFHTPLLISAARVFIGLGVGLLLGLIAIPVVQFLLRFWNTHGTRRTTPEAQA
- the udk gene encoding uridine kinase, whose translation is MTSPFVIGVAGGSGSGKTTVTRRVIDTVGAQGVAVLNQDNYYRAQDDIPFEARLKTNYDHPAAFDWALLREHLDALLAGVPIEMPEYDFTQHTRSHETTTVLPAPVVVLEGFFALYDPELRERMHLKVFVDADADVRFIRRLLRDTQERGRTPESVIGQYLEFVRPMHLSFVEPSKRYADVIIPHGGMNEPALDMLAARIRTTI
- a CDS encoding Glu/Leu/Phe/Val dehydrogenase family protein: MQIFEEMQSRGHEALTLLHHAPSGLKAALAVHSTVLGPAIAGVRLRPMDEQEALRSALTLSESLTLKAALAGLNYGGGACVLLTPEAGVDDPHAREALFRALGRKVRPLESQVVLTEDIGVTPADIAFVAQETPATLGVNTDTSSVTGYGVYRGMKAAARSALGSESMRGVRVAILGVGAVGRTLAEHLHREGARLTVADERSERAAALADDLGGVTVVGAAELLDVPCDILAPCGYGHSIHSVDVPRLQCRLIAGGEHHPLSRRGEDAVREAGIMYIPDFAINAGGLIAAATTLTPEQAAERVYTTVTRITSVAEQVGKPPHMVARRMAERRIDLIGSLGRGA
- a CDS encoding E3 binding domain-containing protein, whose protein sequence is MERIAPLAKILAEANGIDWRNLQGSGEGGLIVEQDILNYLSRVMSGEEDPPLTPVDAPPPEWTGTDLPAGGGLLAPGMPSMDMLSSAGVDSDLAALVGQPQPIQPQPIQSQPSPAPAAPAPAAAATPPQEDVLEFELEDEQVDTVPLAAQPEAVEVTPVRPAAEAPFVPAAPRLTPQEPARSTETVPGLAAEAQPVTEPVAIPAGAPTPTTPPPATPAAPAAGGVMAGLGSLLSRLYQPAAQPAGQTSSAPAPAEPSAPVVPAPVPSAPQAEVPAVEAPVVEAPVPAAPSAPAAELDEVAPQPPVFAEPEPAPQVAEPLAEPVAEQMPEPALPAQPAPEVARPREAVWFGTYLRRDLTATPATDLRRQLVAALGQDVPLALLVARAAQHHLGALGLDSVAMQDVDAGRARTVQPGSLRDALAALAGDHEGTPDLLVLDAGALDLDDLHLPHTLTLSVGRVQDGRAALSLQGEVDPAQAARFLANVAGTLEEPIILVL
- a CDS encoding adenylosuccinate synthase, whose product is MPGIAIIGAQWGDEGKGKITDFLAPQARYVVRYQGGANAGHTVTAKGQTFKLNLLPSGVLHPGTVSILGDGMVIDPEKFLAERQNLLDGGLTPELRISDRAHLVLPHHKYVDGRKDFVGTTGRGIGPAYADRARRVGIRFGDLADDQILRERVERLLEAKPNSTRDAGWTTVADALGYLLPIAGALLPFVQDTGAQLRQAIQNGENVLFEGAQATLLDLNYGTYPFVTSSHPSVGGILVGAGVNHKAIGKVYGVAKAFNTRVGHGPFPTEVFGEMETRLRGDGSQPWDEFGTTTGRPRRVGWLDLALLKYAVDVNGLDGLVINKMDILAGLDTVKVCVNYDEAGQPVYRELPGWATTDGAESRATLPREAQAYLDLIEETVNCPVVIFSCGPAREQTYGAVSWD